A part of Terriglobales bacterium genomic DNA contains:
- a CDS encoding aldehyde dehydrogenase family protein: MQTVEHKLYIGGAWVESAGGVLFGDLNPATGELIGNIHQATGEDVERAIAAAYGARTSWANTPAAQRERILLKAADIAESQTAALVDLLITETGAAVGFAHFQVHLVTDFLRAMAGECRRITGETMPMLQPGQFSFSVRRPLGVVAGIGPFNAAMFLPLKKVAMALAAGNTFVLKPSEETPIVGLKIAEIFEAAGLPAGVLNVVSGPGPDIVRQLIADPRVKLITFTGSDRVGRLLAAEAAKYFKRFVMELGGKNPFIVLKDADIDYAVDCAAFGTYIHQGQVCMASSRIIVEDAVYDEFCKKFVAKTKTVKVGDPRDPATVIGPIIRKSHCAFVDGHIEDAVAHGAKLLTGGTHEGPFYQPTVLAEVTPKMKVYHEETFAPVTSIIRVRDADQALEVANDTSYGLSSSVMTRDIDTALKFAERLEAGMVHINDCTLHDEPTAPFGGVKNSGFGRENGRCGIEEMTEVKWITIQQGKRPFPF, from the coding sequence ATGCAGACCGTAGAACACAAGCTTTACATCGGCGGCGCGTGGGTGGAATCCGCGGGCGGAGTGCTCTTCGGAGACCTCAATCCGGCCACCGGGGAACTGATCGGCAACATTCATCAAGCGACGGGGGAGGACGTGGAGCGGGCCATCGCCGCCGCCTACGGCGCGAGAACATCGTGGGCGAACACGCCGGCGGCCCAGCGGGAACGGATCCTGCTGAAGGCGGCGGATATCGCCGAGTCGCAAACGGCGGCGCTGGTGGACCTGCTCATCACGGAGACGGGCGCGGCGGTGGGCTTCGCGCACTTCCAGGTCCACCTGGTGACCGATTTCCTGCGCGCCATGGCGGGAGAGTGCCGGCGCATCACCGGCGAAACCATGCCCATGCTGCAGCCCGGGCAGTTCTCGTTCTCCGTGCGACGGCCGCTGGGCGTGGTGGCCGGGATCGGGCCGTTCAACGCCGCCATGTTCCTGCCGCTGAAGAAAGTAGCCATGGCGCTGGCCGCCGGGAATACGTTCGTGCTGAAGCCCTCGGAAGAGACGCCGATCGTGGGGCTGAAGATCGCCGAGATCTTCGAGGCGGCGGGATTGCCGGCAGGGGTGCTGAACGTGGTTTCGGGGCCGGGGCCGGACATCGTGCGGCAACTGATCGCCGACCCGCGCGTGAAGCTGATCACGTTCACCGGATCGGACCGGGTGGGGCGACTCCTGGCCGCAGAGGCGGCGAAGTACTTCAAGCGCTTCGTGATGGAGCTGGGCGGGAAGAATCCGTTCATCGTGCTAAAGGACGCCGATATCGACTACGCGGTGGACTGCGCCGCCTTCGGGACCTACATCCACCAGGGACAGGTGTGCATGGCCAGCTCGCGGATCATCGTGGAAGACGCGGTGTACGACGAGTTCTGCAAGAAGTTCGTGGCCAAGACGAAGACAGTCAAGGTGGGCGATCCGCGGGATCCGGCGACGGTGATCGGGCCCATCATCCGCAAGTCGCACTGCGCCTTCGTGGACGGCCATATAGAAGATGCGGTGGCGCACGGAGCTAAACTGCTTACAGGCGGCACCCACGAGGGGCCGTTCTACCAGCCCACGGTGCTGGCGGAGGTGACTCCGAAGATGAAGGTGTACCACGAGGAAACGTTCGCGCCGGTGACCTCGATCATCCGGGTGAGGGACGCGGACCAGGCGCTGGAGGTGGCCAACGACACCAGCTATGGGCTTTCGTCCTCGGTGATGACGCGGGACATCGACACGGCGCTGAAGTTCGCGGAGCGGCTGGAGGCGGGCATGGTGCACATCAACGACTGCACGCTGCATGACGAACCCACCGCACCCTTCGGGGGAGTGAAGAACAGCGGCTTCGGACGGGAGAACGGGCGCTGCGGCATCGAAGAGATGACAGAAGTGAAGTGGATCACCATCCAGCAAGGGAAGCGGCCGTTCCCGTTCTAG